The genomic stretch TCAACAGCTTCGACCCGGGATGTCCTTTAACGTTTTCAAACAAAAGAGCAGGGCCGCCTGGTCTCGCGCCCTTGGATTTGGATACGCGGTCGGCAATTTCCGTAATTTCGAGGATCGGATCCGCTTCGACCCGAATGCGCTTCAGTTCGCCGGCACGATCAAGGGCGGAAATCCAGTCACGCAGGTCTTTGTAGGACAAAAGAAGCTCCTAAGCTGCTGAGCTCCTAAGCTGCTGAGCCTCAGCGCTGGAATGAGAAGAAGAAGCTCGATTATACGAATGAGTGCTTTCAGGCTTAGAAGCTTAGGAGCTTAGCAGCTTAGAAGCTGCCGGTTCAGCGTCCAACCACAATCCAGCAGCACACATCCTACATTTCGAAATCATTACAGCGAGGTGTTGCGCGCCCGATGTCCACGAAGATCAATCGCGAAGCAGAGTACCTGAATGCACTTTTCACCCTTACTCTGAGCCCGATTCAGGGTTCCAGGGCGACCGATCTGGTGGCATCGCTCACCCCGCAGGAGCAGGCTGAGTTTCTGTCACTGGCTGACTCGCACCACGTGATAGTGCGAGCGCTCAACACCGTCCTCGACTTCGCTACCCGCAGTGGAAACACTCGACTGGCAGGCTGGGCAGCCACCGAGTTGGAAAAGGAACACAAAAGGATTTCAACCGCGCTGGTTTACCTGCAGGAAATTTGCAATGAACTGGAAGCGGCGAATTGCCCTACGACGGTGATGAAATCGCTCGACCATTATCCCGATCTCGGCAACGATCTCGACCTGTACAGCACCGCTGATGAGAGATCGATTTGCAACGTGATGACTAGCAAATTCAATGCTCATATCGAGCCGCGAAGCTGGGGTGACCGCCTCGCCAACAAATGGAACTTCGCTGTGCCTGGGCTGAAGGAATCGGTGGAAATTCACGTCCAGCGGCTGGGACAGACAGGTGAACATACCGCGCTTGCGCGCAGGTTTGTCACGCGGCGAGTGCTAAAAGTCGTCGAAGAGAAGACCTACAACGTGCCTGCTCCGGAAGAGCGGATCGTCGTGGCGACACTGCAGCGGATGTATCGGCACTTCTACTTCCGCGTTTGCGACATTGTGAACTCGGCCGCGATCGTCGAATCGGGCGAGTTGAATTTCGACGAACTCAAGCGGTCAACGGAAGCGGCGGGTATTTGGCCCGGCGTCGCGACTTATCTTGCTATCGTTTCAGACCACGTGAAGCAATTTCGCGGAATTCCGCTGGCATTACCCAATTTCGTTGTCACAGCGGCCCGCTTTGGCGGCAATGAGATCAAGCCTCGCGCGCGGTTCTTGCGCGTTCCGGTGCTTCCCCACGGGGCGGCGTTGTACACGCATCAAGTTACGCACACCGCCATGCGCGGCGATGTCCCCGGAACTTTTCGTCTCGGACTCCTGCCGTATCTGGCCTCCGCTGCGGCGGTTGCGTTCAAGATCACCGGCAGCGATAAGGGAGTCTGGTAAGCCTAGAGCTTAGGCTCGCGATGCGGACGTGTGCGGCTCTTTCTCCGACTCGTGCTCGTCTTCCGCTCACCGCCCTTCTTGCGTGCGCTGCTATGCTTCGCCTTCTTTGTTCTTGCGCCTTTCTCTGCCGGCATTTTTGGCCTCCGGATTTCTCTTCCGATGCGCGGGACTAAGGTGGTTCTGTCTTCCACTCCTGAGTGACGTACCGTCAAGTGGTTGGGTCCAAGCTTCTGATAACAGTGCTGTTACGTGCAACTCGGGTCAGCCTGGGCGGCATCTATTGCCAATGTCGCCGGGTACTCTCCCCTAAGCTGCCACGGCCCAGGAAAAAACGATGGCCAAGAAATGGTGGAAGAATCACGAGGAACGGGAAAGAAATCCTCGTTTCTTAACCGGGAATATGCTCACCAGGGCCGAGCGCGAGAACCACGAAGGCGCTCGCATTAATCGCTGGCTGGAGCTAGCGGATAAGCTGCTGGGCAATTCTGATGACGACGATCCGGAGCCTTCAGCAGCTTAGAAAACGTGGCGTCGGGCGACCGGGCCCAAATTTAGGCTAAGCGACTCGCCTCAGACCTGCGATGGCCGTATTCACCGGCATCGCGTCCGGTCTTCCAATGCTGGAGTACATCAATCCGGCTTTGGCCATTTGCTCGGGACGGTAGAGGTTCCGTCCATCGACCACTACGGGATGACGCAGCTCTTTGTGCAGGCGTTTCAAATCGAGATTCGCGAACTCCTCCCAATCCGTGAGTATCAACACGGCATCAGCATTGTGCGCTGCATCGTAGGCGTCTTCGGAAAATCGAATTGCCGATGAGCCAAGCACCGCTTTCGCTTGTTCCATCGCTGCGGGATCAAATGCAGAGATGCGGCAGCCTTCATGCACAAGGCACTCGATAATCGCGATGGCCGGCGATTCCCGGACATCGTCAGTCCCACCCTTGAATGCCAAACCGAGGACGGCGAGGTTCTTTCCGCGCAAGTTCCACAACGCCCGCCGCACTTTCCGCAGAAAGCGCTTACGCTGCTGCTGATTGATCGCGCGTACTTCCTCAAGAAGACGGAATTCGTATCCCACTTCCGCTGCCACTGCCTGGAATGCTGAGACGTCTTTGGGGAAGCACGAACCACCATATCCGATTCCTGGACGCAGGAACCTTGCTCCAATGCGTGAGTCCGTCCCGATCCCATCGGTTACCTGCTGAACATCGGCTCCAACCTGCTCGCAAATGTTCGCGACGGCGTTCACAAATGAAATCTTCATCGCCAAAAAGGCGTTTGACGCATGCTTGATGAGCTCCGCACTCTTTGCGCTGGTCAGAATGAGTCTTGCAGGAATGTTGGCTCTCGCCGGACTCGGGATCGCGAGCTTGTCTTCGTAGTAGCGGCCGGATGTAAGAGGCTCGTAAATTCGCCGCAGCATCTGCGCCGCCCGCTCGCTATCGGCGCCGATGACGATTCGGTCTGGATATAGAAAATCCGTCACCGCAGTTCCTTCGCGCAGGAACTCCGGATTCGAAACCACGCTGAACATCTCCTCCGCGGTGCCGTTCAGCACCATTGCTCGTCGAATCCATTCGTTGGTGTACACCGGCACGGTGCTCTTCTCAACGACAACTTTGTAGCTATCAATCGCCTCGGCGATTTCACAGGCCACCTGCTCGACGTAGGAAAGATCTGCCTCGCCGTCCTCGGTTGGAGGCGTACCCACTGCGATAAAAATGGCATCAGAGGCGCGAACGGCGGAGGCCAAATCTTGAGTGAACGAGAGCCTCGTGCCGGAATGCCTGGTGATCAACTCAGGCAGGAACTCTTCGTGGATTGGAACTTTCCCATTCCGGAGCGCGGCGATTTTCTTCTCGTCGCTGTCGACCAGGATGACTCGATGTCCAATTTCGGCAAAGCAAGCGCCGGCTACCAGGCCAACGTATCCTGAGCCCACAATGGCAATATTGAGAGATTCTTTTGGTCTGTCGCTATGATTTGTGTGCACTTGTTTGTCGATGCGAAGGTAAGTAGCGTTAGTTGCACTTTTCATAGAGTGCGCGAGTGCCGAAGCGCGCCAAGGATGTGACGCAGATTTATCCCACAACAAAAAGCACGTATCGGCGACTCGAGATCCAGCTCCGACCAGATTTCCTGCAGCGTAAATCGGGCACGCACATCCAATTCCGGTATCCTGCTCCAGCAAATGAAAATAGGAATCACATGCTATCCCACTTACGGCGGCAGTGGAGTGGTCGCGACCGAGCTCGGCATCGAACTGGCGAATCGCGGGCATGAGGTTCACTTCATCTCCTACTCGCAGCCTTTTCGTCTCACGGCGCCTCACGACAATATTCGCTATCACGAGGTGACGGTCTCGCAATATCCCTTGTTTGAGTACCCTCCGTACGACTTGGCACTCGCTACTCGCATGGCGGAAGTAGCCGAGATCTATGATCTTGACCTGCTGCACGTGCACTACGCCATTCCCCATTCGGTCAGCGCAATGCTGGCGCGGCAAATGCTTGCTAAGGCAACTTTCGCTCGGCACTTGCCTTACGTCACTACTCTGCATGGGACCGACATCACGCTGGTCGGACAAGACCCTTCTTACTTGCCGGTCACGCGGTTCTCGATCGAGGAGAGCGATGGTGTTACTGCCATCTCCGACTACTTGCGCGAGAGAACGATTCAAGAGTTCGCAGTACGCAAGCCGATCGAGGTAATTCATAACTTCGTTAACTGCGATCTTTACAAGCGACCAAAAGACATCAGCGCCGAGCGATCCGTGTTTGCCGAACCTGAGGAGAAGCTGCTCGTCCATCTCTCGAATTTTCGCCCGGTAAAGCGAATTGGAGATGTAATCGAAATCTTTCATCGCGTGCAGGAGAAGGTTCCCTCACGGCTAATCATGATTGGCGATGGTCCCGAGCGCTCGGCGGCGGAATGGCAGGTCCGGCGTCTCGGACTGTTGAATCGCGTGTACTTTTTAGGAAAGCAGGGCAATGTCCACGAGAAGCTTGCCATCTCGGATTTGATGCTTCTCCCGAGTCAGCTCGAGTCCTTCGGTCTGGCTGCTCTCGAAGCCATGGCATGCGAAGTACCAACCATCGGCACCAACGAAGGCGGAATGCCGGAGGTAGTCGAGCACGGCAAGAACGGATTTCTTGCTCCTGTCGGAGACGTGGAGCAGATGGCCGCGTATGCAATTGAAGTTCTTTCCGACGAGAAGCGCTTGCACGAAATGGGCAAGCTGGCGCGATTCGAGGCGCAATCGCGCTTCTGCGCCTCCAGGATTATTCCCGAGTATGAAAAGTTCTATCGACTAGTGCTGGAACGCGCCTCGTAAATTGCCGAAGCGGCAGAGAACTCTCGCTCCGTCTGAAGTAATGGAACTTCGATTGAAATCCGGGTTCCTATTCCGGGACTGCTCTGGACGGTCATGTGAGCGTTCGCTCCGTACAGCACGCGCAGACGCTCGGCGACGTTGTACATTCCTATACCCTCGACGTGAGCCTCAGTCTCGTCGCCGTCACGGGCAAATCTTCTTCTCTCGCCAAACTTGCCGTTGCTCGTAGTCATGCCAACGCCGTTGTCTTCAATGTCGATGCGCAAACGATGTTCCGGCTGAAAACGGCTGCGCAGGACGATGCTGCCACCGTCGATCTTCGGCGCCAATCCGTGCTTGATCGCGTTCTCGATAATTGGCTGCAGCATCATGCTGGGGACGATTACATCGAGCGTCTGCGGCTCAAGATCTTTAATCACGCGCAGCTTCTCTGAGCCGAAACGCGCAACTTCGATGTCGAGATAGTTGTCGATGAAGTCGATCTCATCCCGCAATAGCACAAAAGCATCGTGCTTCTTGAGAAGAGAGCGAAGAATATTCGCCAGCTTCACAATCAACTCGCGTGCCTGCTCCGGCCTCACTCGCACCAGAGAAGAGATGGAATTCAGCGTATTAAAAAGAAAGTGCGGGTTGATCTGACTCTGCAGGGCATCGAGTCGAGCCTGCAGCAGAAGACGTTCCTGCTCTTCAAGCTTCAATTCGATGCGAGTTGCGTTCCAGACCTTTATGGGAATAGCGACTGCGGCAATGGTTCCCGCATAGATGGCCACTTCCACCCACAGATTGTTGCTGCTCAGGAAAAAGACGTGATTGGGAAAGGCGCGCCCAACTTGCTCCCGCAGAAATTGCAGCAGCAGAATTCCTACAAAGAACGCAACCTGCCAGTCATGGCGCGGACGTGGAAAGTTTCGTCGAACCCAGCGATAGATGCTGAGATCAACCATTGGAGAAAACGACCAGATGTCCTCACGGTTCGCGGCGAACTCTCGAAAAGCTCCGGCGACGTACCCAGCTAGAGCGTTCATAGGAAAGGAAAGAAACTCATGCACCCACAACTCTGGAACGGCACATAGTGCTGCAAGTCCTACCCCCGCCAACCGCCCGCCCATCACCCCCACGATGATCGCGCTCTCAAACGCCACATCGGCAGCGGAGAAGTTCGGGACCATCGCGCGCACCCATACGCCTAAGGCAACTGGTACGCCAACGAAGAGGACGATGTTGATCTGCTGGCGCGCGCTGCGCACCTCATTGCGAAATAAAACCGACTTGAAGTAGCGAGACCGCACCACGGCGCTGGCGATGGCCGCGACTACGCCAAGCCGAATCAGCAGCGTAATGAGGATCAGCTTCTCATCCACGCCCTAAGCCTAGCAGGAATCGATCGCTATAATTCGAGAGATGGGCACCTCTCCTACTCGAATTCAGGCGACCAAGCGCGCTGAAGCTGACTTTCCCACTCAGTTCGGCAACTTCCGCATTCTGGGATTCGAGGGGAGCCAGCGCGATCCTGAGACCTGCCGCCCGGAAGCCGCTGTGGCGGTCGTGATGGGAGACATTCAATCTGCGCCTCCTCTCGTGCGCATTCACTCGCAATGTCTGACTGGAGACGTGTTCCACTCTCTCCGCTGTGACTGTCGGCAACAACTTGAACTCGCTCTGCGGATGATCGCCGATGCTGGAGCAGGAATTCTGCTTTATGAACAGAAGGAAGGCCGGGGCATCGGACTCATCGCTAAGCTGCAGGCATACGAGCTTCAGGACCAGGGACTCGATACCGTCGAAGCCAACGAGAAACTCGGCTTCAAAGCCGATCATCGCGAGTTCGAACTGCCTGCGGCTATTCTCAGGGCAATGGATGTGAGTGAAATAAGACTAATTTCCAACAATCCTCAGAAGGTATCCGCACTTGAAGCTGCCGGCGTGCATGTAATCGAGCGGGTTCCCTGCGAGCCGGAGACGAGCGCACATTCTGCCGCATATCTGAGAACAAAACGAGAGAAGCTGGGTCATTTACTCGGAAGCAGTGAGTAAATGCTTGTGATGACATCTGTGCGCCACAGTGCGTCATCACACCATCCATGCCTTTGAGCCGCAAACGGCGCCTGACTCTTGTGCGTGAGGCGGAAGCCTCGGGCCGCACTCTGGAAATCTACCAGGAGATCAAGGCTGCGCTCGGCGTTCCTCATGTGAACGTCATCTTTCAGGCGTATGGCGCCTATCCCGCAGCTCTGGATGCGATCTGGAACGCTTTGCGTCCGTGCCTCGAAACGCAAGAATTCTTTCGTTGCGCAGAGCGACTGCGGGGTGAGGCGTACACCCGGACACACAATTACTTCACGGTACCTGACCTTTGCGCGAGCATCCAGCAAGTACATTTTTCAACCGGGGCTCAGCACGAACTCACCGACTTGGTCGAGCTGTTGCACTACAACAACCCTCTCCTGCTTTTGATTGCCGCCGCTCAGTTGCAAGCATTCGAGGATGGACCGCCAATGGCGAAAACTGCAGAGCGCAATGCGGAGCATCCCGTCTTCACTCACAAGCCGATCAAGATTTCGGAAGAAGAGGCGTCGGCGCCAATCCGAAAGATTTTTGACGATATCAAACGCACGCTGGGAGTCACAGTCGTGAACACCGACTACCAGGCTTTCGCGCGCTTTCCCGATTTCCTCAACATGTATTGGGGTGCGCTCAAACCGACAGTCTCGTCCCCACTCTACAGCGAAAATCGACGTGCGCTGCACGACTCGGCTCTAACGCTTGCGGGCGATCTTCCGAATGCTCCGCAACTCACAGTCGAGCGCATGCAGGAATCAGGCCTCAGCGCCGAGGAGATTAGCGCCGCCATTCACATCACCGAAGAATTTCTCGATCTCCTGTCCGGTCTTGTCCTGAACATCGCCTTTGCCAAGATCTCCCTGGAGGGCGGCAACACCGGGAAGACAGGCCCGCAAACAGAGTTCCCAAAACGGGCAGCTTGAGGCGGTGTTGAATCGTCAAGGCACTCACCTCACGCAATCCGTTTGAAGCGGCCGGGTCTCCATGTACCAGCCCGAAGGACGGAATGTCTTAGCTCAGAAGCTACGTTTTTCTCAACAG from Terriglobales bacterium encodes the following:
- a CDS encoding UDP-glucose/GDP-mannose dehydrogenase family protein, encoding MKSATNATYLRIDKQVHTNHSDRPKESLNIAIVGSGYVGLVAGACFAEIGHRVILVDSDEKKIAALRNGKVPIHEEFLPELITRHSGTRLSFTQDLASAVRASDAIFIAVGTPPTEDGEADLSYVEQVACEIAEAIDSYKVVVEKSTVPVYTNEWIRRAMVLNGTAEEMFSVVSNPEFLREGTAVTDFLYPDRIVIGADSERAAQMLRRIYEPLTSGRYYEDKLAIPSPARANIPARLILTSAKSAELIKHASNAFLAMKISFVNAVANICEQVGADVQQVTDGIGTDSRIGARFLRPGIGYGGSCFPKDVSAFQAVAAEVGYEFRLLEEVRAINQQQRKRFLRKVRRALWNLRGKNLAVLGLAFKGGTDDVRESPAIAIIECLVHEGCRISAFDPAAMEQAKAVLGSSAIRFSEDAYDAAHNADAVLILTDWEEFANLDLKRLHKELRHPVVVDGRNLYRPEQMAKAGLMYSSIGRPDAMPVNTAIAGLRRVA
- a CDS encoding halocarboxylic acid dehydrogenase DehI family protein, coding for MPLSRKRRLTLVREAEASGRTLEIYQEIKAALGVPHVNVIFQAYGAYPAALDAIWNALRPCLETQEFFRCAERLRGEAYTRTHNYFTVPDLCASIQQVHFSTGAQHELTDLVELLHYNNPLLLLIAAAQLQAFEDGPPMAKTAERNAEHPVFTHKPIKISEEEASAPIRKIFDDIKRTLGVTVVNTDYQAFARFPDFLNMYWGALKPTVSSPLYSENRRALHDSALTLAGDLPNAPQLTVERMQESGLSAEEISAAIHITEEFLDLLSGLVLNIAFAKISLEGGNTGKTGPQTEFPKRAA
- the ribA gene encoding GTP cyclohydrolase II yields the protein MGTSPTRIQATKRAEADFPTQFGNFRILGFEGSQRDPETCRPEAAVAVVMGDIQSAPPLVRIHSQCLTGDVFHSLRCDCRQQLELALRMIADAGAGILLYEQKEGRGIGLIAKLQAYELQDQGLDTVEANEKLGFKADHREFELPAAILRAMDVSEIRLISNNPQKVSALEAAGVHVIERVPCEPETSAHSAAYLRTKREKLGHLLGSSE
- a CDS encoding histidine kinase gives rise to the protein MDEKLILITLLIRLGVVAAIASAVVRSRYFKSVLFRNEVRSARQQINIVLFVGVPVALGVWVRAMVPNFSAADVAFESAIIVGVMGGRLAGVGLAALCAVPELWVHEFLSFPMNALAGYVAGAFREFAANREDIWSFSPMVDLSIYRWVRRNFPRPRHDWQVAFFVGILLLQFLREQVGRAFPNHVFFLSSNNLWVEVAIYAGTIAAVAIPIKVWNATRIELKLEEQERLLLQARLDALQSQINPHFLFNTLNSISSLVRVRPEQARELIVKLANILRSLLKKHDAFVLLRDEIDFIDNYLDIEVARFGSEKLRVIKDLEPQTLDVIVPSMMLQPIIENAIKHGLAPKIDGGSIVLRSRFQPEHRLRIDIEDNGVGMTTSNGKFGERRRFARDGDETEAHVEGIGMYNVAERLRVLYGANAHMTVQSSPGIGTRISIEVPLLQTEREFSAASAIYEARSSTSR
- the bshA gene encoding N-acetyl-alpha-D-glucosaminyl L-malate synthase BshA; the encoded protein is MKIGITCYPTYGGSGVVATELGIELANRGHEVHFISYSQPFRLTAPHDNIRYHEVTVSQYPLFEYPPYDLALATRMAEVAEIYDLDLLHVHYAIPHSVSAMLARQMLAKATFARHLPYVTTLHGTDITLVGQDPSYLPVTRFSIEESDGVTAISDYLRERTIQEFAVRKPIEVIHNFVNCDLYKRPKDISAERSVFAEPEEKLLVHLSNFRPVKRIGDVIEIFHRVQEKVPSRLIMIGDGPERSAAEWQVRRLGLLNRVYFLGKQGNVHEKLAISDLMLLPSQLESFGLAALEAMACEVPTIGTNEGGMPEVVEHGKNGFLAPVGDVEQMAAYAIEVLSDEKRLHEMGKLARFEAQSRFCASRIIPEYEKFYRLVLERAS